Proteins co-encoded in one Setaria viridis chromosome 9, Setaria_viridis_v4.0, whole genome shotgun sequence genomic window:
- the LOC117839846 gene encoding uncharacterized protein: protein MSWLRSAVHRAVEASGGRSSLLTRTVRTSLGTVVHHAGQAVAGGARLITVRSVPNSPAAHVNSRGRLVGAFPAIVVTRVCACYLSQGNRNYKSAKVTAKRLEEAALSYKGEERVQLLRRWLVALKEAQRAATAVRREPRIGDDLDQAAAPLLDLYVDYESGGEPMNFFHVFLYSQGLECMVLSMILGAPTDEEVSLISEIFGMCLSGGKDVHNALLSSVKDLARLFSSYHDEVLEKRGELLQFAQGAVSGLKINAEIARLDNEITQLQQQINSMDALRATSKSNRNRTSQTATEGFKKAVAEVRLCSRMEELVLKKKSIHPGDSLETHFEKIEKLKVLSESLSNSSAKAEKRIMENRLQKEESLIFRVTKTNEVSGIEKELVAEISGLEEQRDQLEAELKKVNTKLKAATVKLKKTREERDQFDEASNQIVLHLKTKEEELARSIASCKVEASTVSAWISFLEDTWKLQSLFEELKEKQANEELDRCGDCFAKLIKHHVSACLEELSTSIDRIKTFVDNLKIFSDRSVSAEDGANGSSKQSNPRKYLEEEYLQTEKKVVAAFSLVDSIRAVYSSNQEYYKTSLCRRDESDVKNLFATVDKLRVEFESVPRPVLQIEIKEQEEKAKRSRSLKVSASPRHSRSDSPIAPQLRTRLPSESDSELAKFDPEYKADEISGWEFDDLEDEPRPGFL from the exons ATGTCGTGGCTCCGCAGCGCAGTGCACCGCGCCGtggaggcgagcggcggccgcaGCTCCCTCCTCACCCGCACGGTCCGCACCTCCCTCGGCACCGTCGTCCACCACGCCGGCCAGGCCGTCGCGGGCGGCGCCAGGCTCATCACCGTGCGTAGCGTACCAAACTCCCCAGCCGCGCACGTCAACAGCCGCGGCCGCCTTGTAGGTGCATTCCCGGCGATCGTCGTGACTAGGGTTTGCGCTTGCTATCTCTCGCAGGGGAACCGGAACTACAAGAGCGCCAAGGTGACGGCCAAGAGGCTGGAGGAAGCGGCGCTCTCGTACAAAGGTGAGGAACGGGTGCAGCTGCTGCGCCGGTGGCTCGTCGCGCTCAAGGAGGCCCAGCGCGCGGCCACGGCAGTGCGGCGGGAGCCTCGAATTGGGGACGATCTGGACCAGGCGGCAGCGCCCCTGCTG GATCTGTACGTGGATTACGAGAGCGGTGGGGAGCCGATGAACTTTTTCCATGTCTTCCTCTACAGCCAAGGGCTCGAGTGTATGGTTCTCTCCATG ATTCTGGGAGCCCCAACTGATGAAGAGGTTTCATTGATCTCAGAAATTTTCGG AATGTGCCTTTCAGGAGGGAAGGATGTGCACAATGCACTCCTGAGTAGTGTAAAGGACCTGGCAAGGTTATTCTCAAGTTATCATGATGAAGTATTG GAAAAACGTGGTGAGCTGCTTCAGTTTGCTCAGGGTGCGGTCTCAGGGTTAAAGATAAATGCTGAAATTGCAAG GTTAGATAATGAAATTACACAGTTGCAACAGCAGATAAATTCAATGGATGCTCTTCGAGCTACTTCAAAAAGTAATCGGAATAGAACATCCCAAACAGCCACTGAG GGTTTCAAAAAGGCAGTTGCTGAGGTTCGTCTTTGCTCTAGAATGGAAGAACTTGTATTGAAGAAGAAATCAATACACCCTGGTGACTCATTGGAAactcattttgagaag ATCGAAAAACTGAAGGTTTTGTCTGAATCCCTTTCAAATTCATCTGCAAAAGCAGAAAAACGTATCATGGAAAACAG ACTACAAAAGGAAGAGTCTCTTATCTTCAGGGTTACCAAAACAAATGAAGTTAGTGGAATAGAAAAG GAACTAGTTGCGGAAATCTCTGGACTTGAGGAGCAAAGGGATCAACTTGAGGCAGAACTGAAGAAG GTGAATACTAAATTGAAAGCGGCTACAGTGAAGCTTAAAAAGACTAGAGAGGAGAGGGACCAATTTGATGAAGCCAGCAATCAGATTGTGTTACACCTGAAAACAAAG GAAGAAGAACTTGCAAGATCCATTGCTTCATGCAAAGTAGAAGCAAGCACTGTCAGTGCTTGGATCAGCTTTTTGGAAGATACATGGAAATTGCAGTCCTTATTTGAAGAGCTAAAAGAAAAACAGGCCAA TGAGGAATTGGATAGATGTGGAGACTGCTTTGCGAAATTGATTAAACATCATGTTTCTGCATGCCTG GAAGAGCTGAGCACTTCTATTGATCGTATCAAAACCTTTGTCGATAACTTGAAAATATTCAGTGACAG ATCGGTGTCAGCAGAGGATGGAGCTAATGGTTCGTCTAAGCAATCAAACCCTCGCAAATACCTTGAGGAAGAATATCTCCAAACAGAGAAAAAG GTTGTAGCTGCATTCAGTTTGGTTGATAGTATCAGAGCTGTTTATTCTTCAAACCAGGAGTACTACAAAACGAG TTTGTGCAGGAGAGATGAGTCTGATGTCAAAAATCTATTTGCCACCGTCGACAAGCTGCGCGTCGAGTTCGAGTCCGTGCCACGCCCAGTGCTTCAGATCGAGATCAAAGAACAGGAAGAGAAAGCAAAGCGATCCCGTTCCTTGAAGGTCTCCGCGTCACCGAGACATTCGAGGAGCGATTCCCCGATCGCGCCTCAGCTGAGGACACGGCTGCCATCGGAGTCCGATTCGGAGCTGGCCAAGTTCGACCCGGAATACAAGGCCGACGAGATCAGCGGGTGGGAATTCGATGACCTCGAAGACGAGCCAAGACCTGGCTTCCTGTAA